Proteins found in one Hevea brasiliensis isolate MT/VB/25A 57/8 chromosome 18, ASM3005281v1, whole genome shotgun sequence genomic segment:
- the LOC110651152 gene encoding probable inositol transporter 2 translates to MEGGTHAGTDTSAFRDCFSLAWKNPYVLRLSFSAGIGGLLFGYDTGVISGALLYIRDDMKSVDRKTVLQESIVSMAVLGAIIGAAIGGWLNDRYGRRSALLFADVLFFIGAVIMAASPGPALLIIGRVFVGFGVGMASMTSPLYISEASPAKIRGALVSTNAFLITGGQFLSYLINLALTRAPGTWRWMLGIAGVPAFLQFFLMLFLPESPRWLYRKGREEEAKTILRKIYPADEVDSEIRDLKASIDKEIEDEVDSEKINLIKLCKTRTVRRGLIAGVGLQVFQQFVGINTVMYYSPTIVQLAGIASNQTALLLSLVIAGLNALGSIVSIYFIDRTGRKKLLIVSLVGVILSLGLLSGVFHQTTTHSPMVKATESSYGNYTCPDYNSATNAASWDCMKCLKASHPGCGFCASASNKLLPGVCLISNDTVKDLCHGDHREWYTRGCPSKNGWVALIGLSLYIIFFSPGMGTVPWTVNSEIYPLRFRGVCGGIAATANWISNLIVAQSFLSLTQAIGTSWTFLMFGVISVVALIFVLVCVPETKGLPIEEVEKMLELRSLHCKFWVKRPERFGKTPEV, encoded by the exons ATGGAGGGAGGGACACATGCAGGCACTGATACCTCTGCTTTTAGGGATTGCTTCTCTCTGGCTTGGAAGAATCCTTATGTTCTTCGGCTTTCTTTTTCTGCTGGCATTGGAGGCCTTCTCTTTGGCTATGATacag GAGTGATTTCTGGTGCCCTTCTTTACATTAGAGATGACATGAAGTCTGTGGACAGAAAAACTGTATTACAG GAGAGCATTGTGAGCATGGCAGTTTTAGGAGCAATCATAGGAGCAGCAATTGGAGGATGGTTAAATGATCGTTATGGAAGAAGAAGTGCACTCCTGTTTGCAGATGTCCTATTTTTCATTGGAGCCGTAATCATGGCTGCTTCTCCTGGCCCAGCTCTTCTAATCATTGGTCGAGTTTTCGTTGGATTTGGTGTTGGAATGGCATCAATGACGTCTCCTCTCTACATTTCAGAGGCTTCTCCTGCAAAAATCAGAGGTGCCCTTGTTAGTACCAATGCATTTCTCATCACTGGCGGCCAGTTTCTTTCATATCTCATCAACTTGGCCTTAACAAGG GCACCTGGGACATGGCGGTGGATGCTTGGCATTGCCGGAGTTCCAGCTTTTCTGCAGTTCTTTCTAATGCTATTTCTTCCAGAATCGCCTCGCTGGCTGTACAGAAAG GGAAGGGAGGAAGAAGCCAAAACCATTCTGAGGAAAATATATCCAGCTGATGAAGTGGACTCAGAAATTCGGGACCTTAAGGCATCAATTGACAAAGAAATTGAGGATGAAGTAGATTCTGAGAAGATTAACCTCATCAAACTATGTAAAACTAGAACTGTGAGGAGAGGACTCATTGCTGGTGTTGGCCTTCAGGTTTTCCAGCAGTTTGTGGGAATCAACACAGTTATGTATTATAGTCCCACCATAGTTCAGTTGGCAGGTATTGCGTCTAACCAAACTGCTCTGCTGCTTTCACTTGTCATTGCCGGCCTCAATGCGTTGGGCTCTATTGTGAGCATATACTTCATTGACAGGACCGGAAGGAAGAAGCTTCTTATCGTCAGTTTGGTTGGTGTGATACTTTCGCTTGGTCTCTTATCAGGAGTTTTCCATCAGACTACAACTCACTCTCCGATGGTTAAAGCTACTGAGTCTAGCTATGGAAATTATACCTGTCCTGATTACAATTCTGCAACGAATGCTGCTTCTTGGGACTGCATGAAATGCTTGAAGGCCTCACATCCGGGTTGCGGGTTTTGTGCTTCAGCTTCTAACAAG CTACTACCTGGGGTGTGTTTGATTTCAAACGACACAGTGAAGGATCTTTGCCATGGAGACCACAGAGAATGGTATACAAGGGGATGTCCAAGCAAAAATGGATGGGTTGCACTAATTGGCCTGTCACTCTACATCATATTCTTCTCTCCTGGAATGGGTACTGTCCCATGGACTGTCAACTCTGAGATCTACCCTTTAAGGTTCAGAGGAGTTTGTGGAGGAATAGCTGCCACAGCAAACTGGATCTCAAACCTCATAGTTGCCCAGTCCTTCCTGTCCTTGACACAGGCTATTGGGACTTCTTGGACATTCCTAATGTTTGGGGTTATATCTGTAGTAGCTTTGATCTTTGTCCTAGTCTGTGTGCCTGAAACAAAGGGGCTGCCAATTGAGGAGGTTGAGAAGATGCTGGAGCTCAGATCTCTGCACTGCAAGTTCTGGGTAAAGAGGCCAGAACGATTTGGGAAAACACCAGAAGTCTGA
- the LOC110651153 gene encoding transcription factor TCP2, translating to MEVEESQTQPSKFSRVGNGRSDTSKIGQKGSGDHQYPDDEEDGDLKRPNLGTGSIGGGSRSGGDAGSANRLRGWQHSSRIIRVSRASGGKDRHSKVWTSKGLRDRRVRLSVTTAIQFYDLQDRLGYDQPSKAVEWLIKAAADAINELPSLNGSFPDTPKQLSDQKRTSDGTEQGLDSADVELEDPNFNQNQHLSLSKSACSSTSDTSKGSGLSLSRSDIRVNRVKARERARERAAKEKEKENESRMAHHQNMNPISQGSTFTELLTAGISSVSNNNNNNNGNNNGATTSPVSEANLFHKEAAPARQWPLTPMDYFSTGLLGPSSSRTTHHLSGFSGQIQLGNSIPQAMTMSIPQFNFSGENSQEQLQHFPFVSDHLIPVATTQPGPGGDYNLNFTISSGLAGFNRGTLQSNSSSPSLLPHLQRFSSSPVDGSTNVPFFIGAAGAPPPPPMENHHHHHQFPPPGLQLCYGDGSRHSDQKGKGKN from the coding sequence atggaggtggAGGAGAGTCAGACGCAACCCAGTAAGTTCTCTAGAGTCGGTAATGGCAGAAGTGACACTAGCAAAATAGGCCAAAAAGGAAGTGGTGACCACCAATACCCAGATGACGAAGAAGATGGAGATCTCAAAAGGCCTAATCTTGGCACTGGAAGTATTGGTGGTGGCAGTAGATCGGGCGGCGATGCCGGCAGCGCCAATAGGCTTCGTGGGTGGCAGCATTCGTCACGCATAATTAGGGTTTCTAGAGCTTCCGGTGGGAAAGATCGACACAGTAAGGTATGGACCTCGAAGGGGCTAAGGGACCGGAGGGTCAGGTTATCGGTGACCACCGCAATACAATTCTACGATCTCCAAGATCGGTTGGGCTATGATCAACCAAGCAAAGCAGTAGAATGGCTGATTAAAGCAGCTGCGGATGCCATAAACGAGCTCCCttcgctgaatggatccttcCCCGACACTCCGAAGCAATTAAGTGATCAGAAAAGAACCAGTGATGGTACTGAACAAGGGCTTGATTCAGCTGATGTGGAGCTTGAAGACCCCAATTTTAACCAGAACCAGCATCTTTCATTGTCAAAATCCGCTTGCAGTAGCACTTCAGACACAAGCAAAGGCTCAGGACTATCACTCTCGAGGTCTGATATTCGCGTAAACCGTGTTAAGGCTCGAGAGAGAGCAAGGGAGAGAGCTGCCAAGGAGAAGGAGAAAGAGAATGAATCACGCATGGCACATCACCAGAACATGAACCCCATTTCTCAAGGATCCACATTTACTGAGCTTTTAACGGCTGGGATTAGTAGTGTAAGCAataacaataacaacaacaacggCAACAACAATGGTGCTACTACTAGTCCTGTTTCTGAGGCCAACTTGTTTCACAAGGAGGCAGCCCCGGCGAGGCAGTGGCCTTTGACCCCGATGGATTACTTTAGTACAGGGCTTTTAGGGCCTTCATCTTCGAGGACAACCCACCATCTATCGGGGTTTTCAGGACAAATACAGTTGGGGAATTCAATCCCTCAAGCAATGACAATGTCGATCCCGCAATTCAATTTCTCGGGGGAGAATTCCCAGGAGCAGTTGCAGCATTTTCCTTTCGTTTCCGATCATTTGATCCCAGTGGCCACGACACAGCCCGGTCCCGGTGGGGACTATAATCTCAACTTCACCATTTCTTCAGGCCTTGCTGGTTTCAATAGGGGGACCCTTCAGTCCAATTCTTCATCACCGTCTCTTTTGCCTCACCTCCAGAGGTTTTCCTCTTCTCCCGTAGACGGCTCAACAAATGTACCTTTCTTCATTGGTGCTGCTGGAGCGCCGCCGCCACCACCTATGGAGAATCATCACCACCATCATCAATTCCCACCACCTGGGTTGCAGCTCTGCTATGGAGATGGAAGCAGGCATTCTGACCAGAAAGGCAAAGGGAAGAACTGA